From the genome of Carassius carassius chromosome 49, fCarCar2.1, whole genome shotgun sequence:
acagcagtaggtatccaaggtaatacgagggtatgactcctttaaaatcaGTAAAGTAATTCTCAGAAATGGCAAGAGAAGGTTGAATGCATACACAATCCAGGATGATGGATCAGAGAGAACTATCCTCCTCCACAGTGCAGCTCAGCAGTTGGGCCTCAAAGGTCAGCCTGAAGATCGCCCACTCAGAAATATCAGGCAGCAGCTACAAGTTCTCCGAGGAGCAGCAGTCTCATTTGTGATCTCACCAATTGCTCAGCCGACTAAAAGGTATCACATCAAAGGTGCTTTCACTGCTCAACAGCTAAGCTTAGCAGAACATTCACACCCAGTGAAGACTCTGAGGGAGAGATATCAGCACCTTAAAGGACTTCCACTGCATGACTTTGATGTGGTCTGTCCTGTGCTGCTCACTGGATCTGATTATCTCCATCTAATCACTCCTGTGGAACCAGTTAGGCTAGGGCCTCTAGGGGGATCAGCTGCCATAAAGACACGTCTTGGCTGGACATCACAGGGTCTGATTCAACAATTACGGAAGAACATGACTAAACAACAGTGTCTCTTCACTTCAGTCTCATTCCCGGAAGCTGATCTCTATAGGCAAGTAGAGAAATTATGGCAGATGGACTTACTACCCTGGTGTAACGAAAAGATGTGCATCAGATCCAAACAGGACCAAGAGGCGTTGGAAATTCTGGAAAGGAAGACAATAAGGGTTGAAGTGTAGTGTTTCAAACGATATTCAACCCCTCTCCTGCGTGTCAAGGACTTGCCTgaacaaaaaacatctaaagaagcCATCTTATCACAGCTGAGGGCCACTGAAAGGAAACTGGCCAGAAATCCACAGCAAGCAACTGCTTATACCACAGAGATTGCAAAACTGGTACAAGCAGGTTATGTTAATTTTACCTCAAGATGCTGTGACAGACACATCTGGCTCCTGGTACATCCCAGACCACATGGTGCAGCTGTAACCCGGGTAACCAGGTTACCAGTTAGaagattaaaaattattttaaaattaagttgAAGAAAGCTAAGAAAAGGAAAAAGGGACAAAACTGTTTTGTCCAACCGCTGTTCTTACTTCAGTGACTGACTTTCCTAACAGCCAATGTTAGCAGTGCATTCATAGGTCCCACACACAGGCTGCACGGGCGCTGCTGTTtttgagcagagagagagagagagacaagatcATATTAGACAGCAGCACAGAGTATTTCTACAGAAACTCCCTGCATTTAACATTGACCCAATGAGAAAATGTGAATGAGTACACTTGAAAAGTGGAACTTTCAGAGTTAATGTGACAGCCTGAAATATTGTCATccgcaagagaaagagagagaagtgaAAATCGAAGGAGTATAGATGGAGCGGATCCCAGAGTGTTGAAGCCCTGTCATTAATATTCCTTGTGATAATTTATCATCTTATTCTGCTTTGGTGAGTGAATTTTAATATGTTTATCTTATATCattctgaaattattttttataaggcaATTTTGAATAGGCCACGTGCATATCGCGCGAGCCAAGCTAATTAGTACGTCTGGGCAAAAGCTACCACATGTAAAAGTGCTAAATGTGTCATGAGACGAGAAACAGTGATTTATTAGTGCCAGTATGTTTAATACGCACACACACCACGCACGttgttttctccttctttccagttgcgctcctgaggcgtctgttgttgctaagcatccatcagcaGCGATCTCCGTTAAAACAAGGacatttcagtaatggatttccaccatcgaaaaacccttgctgtaacactgctacaagatttatttacgaagaaaagtaaaaaaaactctGCAGTATTTGTGTGTACGCCATTTCACcccgaaggaagctgattgagtcGGTTCTTTTCACATGAACTGGTGTGTTTATGTCATTCTGAAAAGCTGTTGTTTTTAACTCATAGCGGTGCGGACGCGCATGCGAGTGCGaaacttccattatgagcgcgcataccgcatttgaaataacgaacttgagcataaataaagacgtgatatgtgaacggcctcttcattggtcaaaatgtttactttcggttaacggttaaacggtcaatatgagcatctCTAACTGgcatattgtgacgagtggggcggggccaagagacgtgggaacaggagcgaggccggtggagtgattggaaatgagcgacacctgctcaacccaccagtctcgagtcccacggaggagatggggGGATATAAAatcggagcgacgacagtgacggacgagaaaggaccaggcctgggttttagtttgtgtttggatttatttgtgcgcgtcagtcgtcagtgaggggctgacgcgctgttttgtctttattttgtaattaaagtttatatttgattgtccgccggttcccgcctccttattcccgtgatcatggagttttaatcgttacacatataaacataatataacataatataagccacacaaagtcaacatgttggtatttcttgctctgaatctgcTATAACATAAAATTTTACTGATcattgaaaaggtgtacctgcgttattatgccattatcattatattagttgaaactggtcttagaacgacaatattatcATTTACtgcgataatttcttggacaatttatcgtccagcaaaatttgttatcgtgacagccctattggctggtttttttttgtgatacttTCTTTGAACTTGATCTCCTGCGAGAGTTTCCTGTTTTGTGCCAAATGTAATCCTTTGGTGTGGAATCATCTGGGTCCATACGCGATTACATGTGCACAAATGGCGAGCTGCCCATGGATCTTAGAACTGTGATCCAAAATCATCAACTGGTAGGAGAATTACATTTTTCAATTAATATCGCTGAATATACTGTCGAGTTCAAAAGGAGAAGTGTaatctacatttattttctgcatttttagtTAAATTGAACATACAATTGCATATTTGGGTCATTGAATGTAATGTCTTGTTGAAGAATTTACTATAGGTAATTGTTTTGAAAGAAACAGACACAGTATTGTTTTTTGAGAATTTATTTTGACACATTGTGTGAAGTGTGCGAAACATCAAATTGTACTGAGGCTGTTGAACTGTTAAATCTTCGGTCCTATAAGAGACAACAGAAAAATGATGACAACTATTCAGGTACTATCAATTAACTGTTAATTTGTGATCCTTCTACTTGAAACAAACTACAAATAGAAAATTTATTTTATCAACATAAACTCCTATATGAATCAGAATTAATCTGTGTTGACTTTTCACTCACCGGTAGCATCATATCCTCTCTCCAGCAGACATTCCTTTCTTCTGATACAACTGGTCCATACTGAACATCATTACTAGGTGTAGCAATCAGTAGTGTGCTACATGCTACACAGCACAATGGGAAAGACAGGATAGTTTTCAACTGCTCGTTCCAATATCATGGACAAAACCTGAATGAGCTTCTGCTCCCAGGACCAGTGTTGGAGCCATCTCTACTTGCTGTGATACTTGGATTCAGGGAACATTCAGTGGCAGTCAGCAGCTACAGCCAAGGGGATGTTCCACCAAGTTAGACTGCTCCCAGAAGACAAAACACTCTTGCGCTTCCTCTGGAGAGATCTTAATGCACAGGAACTATATAGTGTGTATGAAAGGCAGGTCCTTCCTTTTGGCACCACCTGCAGCCCCTGCTGCACTGTCTTTGCACTCCAGAAACATGCCCTTGATCATAGCCAGCCCGGAGTTTTCTGTGATGCCTCCGAACGTGCATATGGCTCTGTGGCATATCTTCGAACAGAGGACCAGCATGGGCAAACAGAGGTGGCTTTCCTAACAGCCAGATCTCGTGTAGCATCAAGGAAACAACAATCTGTTCCCCGACTGGAATTATGTGCTGCATTGACTGGAGCTTAAGCTCAAGTACTCCAAACCGAATTGAACCTACCCATATGCCAAACGATCTTGTGGACTGACTCCACCACTGTCCGCACATGTTTACAATCCAACTCATGCCAGTTCAAAATATTTGTGGGGATTTGAGTCGCAGAGATCCAGGATCTCACAGAGAAAAACAGCTGCCAGTATGTACCCTCCGCAAGCAATCCAGCTGATGACATCACTCGTGGAAGGAGTCTTTGTGAGCTCCGCCCGGAAAGTCACTGGTACCGAGGACCACTCTTCCTGAAAATTTCATCCGATCTGTGACCTGAATGCCCCAGTTCAAAGGAACTAGACAGTAATGAACTTTGTAAGGTTGGTATCTGCTCTCTAGTGTGCTTCACATATTCTGATTTCAGTCAGTTTAAGACTCTCGAGGAGCTAATCGAATCCACAGCTCTTCAAGGGTCTACTGATAGTGATCCCACAGCCCGTGACTACAGAAGAGCTGAGATTAATGTTTTGCAGCAAGCACAGCAGGAATGTTTTCCATCAAGCTTAGAGAAACTGAGGGGTGGTAAACCAATTGTGTGGAACAGCTGACTAAGAGCACTAGCCCCAGAACTCGATGGAGAATCCCAGTTAATCAGAGTCGGTGGACGTTTACGACATAGTCCCTACCTGGAGCCTGACAACATGCACCCTATCCTACTGGATCACCACCAGAGCAGTATACATTGACATCCTCCACAGTCTGGAAACTGACTCCTTCCTTATGGCCCTCAGGCGTTTCATGGCTAGACGAGGAAACCCCATAAGCTTTTGTCAGACCAAGGCACGAACTTCAAAGGAGGTGAGAAAGGGCTATGGGAAGCTTTTACAGCTCTTGGCCCAGATCTGCAGAGAAAATTAGCCAAACATCAGATCAAATTCCAATTCAATCCACCTAATTCACCACACTTTGGAAGCTGTTGGGAGCGAGAAATTCGCTCTTTGAAAAACGCTCTGAAGGTTACTCTAGGAACTCAATCAGTAACCTTCAAGGTCCTACAAACCGTGCTGGCAGAGATTGAGGGAATTTTGAACTCCAAACCACTGGGATATACATCATGTAATGCTTCCGATCCTGACCCTATTACTCCAAATTGTCTCCTAATGGGGCAGCCAGATGCATCACTCCCCCTGACAGTATAACCACAGTCGGAACTGATCAGTCTGCGTCAATGGCATCACAGCCAAATCCTTGAGGACCAATTTTGGAGACATTATGTAAAATTCTACCTCCCTGGTCTTCAAGGTCATCAAAAATGGCAAAAGGATACTCCAGACATCCAGGTTGCCACTACGGTGCTGATCATTGACTGGCAGCTACCCAGAGCTCTCTAGCCCATGGGGAAGGTGTCAGAAGTATACCCTGGTGCTGACACCAGAGTGAGGATAGCCAAAGTTCAGGCGGGAGAAAAAGCTTACAATAGACCAGTCGCACGCCTTATACAATTACCTGCTATTCCtgattaaagtaattttaaattcaACCAATAAAATATGCCTTTTTGTATCCTTATGGGGGCGGCTGTAAAAAAAGGCTATGGGGTTTTATTATTCTAACCTCTGTCTTAAATCTCTCCTTCTATATGTTGagacacatacatacacagacCACTTCACCTGAGCCAATCAGCATCCAGAAACCTTGACCACGTGATCTCCCCAGCCCTCACAAGAGACTGTTCACTGCAGTGGGATATGGGGTCGCTTAAGTTTCTGCAACATCATTGTTTTTGGACTGTTTAAACATTGCCTTCTGGACAAAGTGTTGTGCGTGAATGCAAAATTAAGTTTGAATCGCTAATTATATAGTCGATGAGAGATTTATTCACCTTTGTATAAAAGTTATTATGTCTGTGAGGTAATGATATCAATTTGTGTATGCGTGCATTCGTAATTAGTGTGTAACATTGTAAACATTGTAACCCTGTTGTTTATGTTTATAAACATCTGGTAAGTGCTAGAGTAACATTTGTTGTTATTAGTACAAGTTAAATTCCCTTTTGAAATGGGGTTTGCTGCATTTCTTTATATCTAATGGGTATACTGATATAAACATAACTTTCTAAGCGCATGCGCTCTCGTAGCTCAGACAGAGTGGTGCTTCACAAGCAGCACGGCTCTAATAAGGTGTCAAGTTACAGCTGTAAGCTGCTTATAAGACAAGAATTACAGCCTGCCTTGTATTCTACATGTGTTTTTGTAACAATGTTCATGTTTAATTAAGCTTAATCTATTGTACTGTGTTATAGCCAGTTTATAATATTTGTACTATTatcatgtatattatgtatattcatGTTTATGTCACTGTTTCATTTTGTAGATAAACCACAGCCATGACCAAACAGTCTGATGAATGGTGACAATAAATGGGTTAGTCTTAATAAAACAAGTGCATCTTCGTTTCGTCTCTAATCGGACAGTTTTTGATGGGTCAGTACCCTGAGCAGATAAATAGTTCTATATGGTGAAGAGctacaaaagcactttttttttttacaaaggtcaAGAAATGTATAaggttaatttataatatattattgtttgtaatttaatattgtatttaatatgtatttatactaTAGAGAGCTGGACAATGATAGTTTACATTGGGTGATGATATAAATGAtccattaatttatattttctatatagtATTGTGTAACGGCAGGATTCAGACAAGTGTTGTAGATCCAAGTGCAAGCTTTTATTAAAACACACCGTGGACAAAACAGGCAAGGTCCACACAACAGCAAACAGGAATATCCAAGGGAAAAATAGAATCGTAATCCAGAAACATGCAATGGTCAGGGCTGGCAGCAAAACATTCACAAAACACAAGGCAATGGTCCAAGATCCAACAAAATCCAAATGGGCAATCCAAAgtaacaaaagaaaacaagataATGGCATAAAACAAGACAATGGCAGGAAAAACACTTGGTAGAGTACACATCAGGAAAACAATACTTTGCAAGTTCTGTTTGACATGGCCATGCTTATATGGCTGCCAAACAGGAAGTAACCATAGAGCAAGCAGAGGGAGCATAAACAATCAGTGCAGAGGTgagagctccctctgctggctaAGCGTTACATATTGCTTTATGTGAGTATATGTATAACAGTTTCCATTTTATGTTATTGCGGGTTATTAAATCTGCAATGtttcattttgaattttaaattctttctgcaaaaatattttgCTGGTGATTTGAGTTTGAATGGCTTTAACAATGTGAGTCATTAGGAGAGTTTCTTATTTTTAAACCCTTTATCCAAATCATTGCTGCCATTTTCATCACAAATAAAGAGTCCTGTTATGTCTGATGGAGCAGAAGGGGTGAGGAGTAGAAATTACAAAGCATAATGGTAAGATTTGTACACAATGtggtcaataaaaataaatgttattttctatATGCGAAGTAATGGCATACCAATGGATGAAACACTTTTGACAGTCAATAGAAGATTGTTTATGTACACTTCTTTTATTTGAGCAAAGTTAAACAACTCGATTCTGTAAAAGAGCGATGACAAGTCTCTAACTTTCCTGGCTGATGAGAACTATATTTTTGgatcattttaatgcttttgggAAGCTGCTGTGGTGTGACATGCCAAACCCCCCAcctaaaactattttaaagagcattttgcttatttttaaataaatattatgcatTTATGAGATCCTATTAACTAAGAGAGAGAGATATGCTACACCACCTATAAAAATGTCTGTGACCTTTTGACCTTTATCCCTCCGCTACCAGCATGGCTTTGACCTTTTTGCCCTTTTATCATATGATAACTGcaaaaaacaaaagtgaaaaaaTAACAGCACCATTATAAAATGACAATCACTGtaatataagtaaaataaaatgtttttgttatactCACAATTGCAACCTTTCATTtatgtatattcatatttttttcttcataacaTCTGCGTAAGAAACCAAATGCCACTATTAGTGAAATATTACAAGCTTTTTCTAAAATGattacaaccaaaaaaaaaaaaaaaaattatggtaaaACATAGTATTCCAGAATGTTGATGTTAAACTTTGGCAACAGATcatcacaaaacacacacacacacacacacacacacacacatatatatatactgtatataaacatggagagagtgaaaaaaaaacaggaatcaTGAATACAAGTTAGATGACTTGCTGAGGTCATGTCTTCACTACAGTGAGTGGGTTTGCTGTGACTGGGTGGTTCGTGTCATTTGTGTTCCCTCCTCAGAGAAGGCTCTTTCAAAAACACGTCTTAGAGAAAGTTTAACAGTGCTCTTAAAATCCTGCCCCATGAAAACATACAGAATGGGGTTCAGACAGCTGTTGAAATACGCCAAAGAGACAGCCAGGGGATCCACTGCCAAAGCCACAAAGTAACTTGATTGATCTCCGTACATTATTATCAAATCCACTATGTGATACGGCAGCCAGCACAGAAAAAATGTCACAATTACAGCCAGCATGACGCGAAACGCTCGCCCAGAGTGAAAATGTCTCCTGCCTAACTTGCGTGCGATGAATCCGTAGCATGTTGTGATGCACATGAGAGGAACCAAAAAGCCAAACACAAATCTGATGACGCTTAACCTTCTATACCTTTCAGAATGCTCTTCATCAACTTGATAATGCACGCAGTATGTTTCATTATTTTCTGTGTAAATCTCTCTTGACATCATAAAAGGCAGACTGATAATTAAAGCCAGAATCCAGGCCCCTGCACAGGACAGTCGTGCCATGAACAAGCTGCGATGATTCTGAGCCCAAACCGGTGTGATCACCAGAGTAAACCGATCCAGACTAATCAAGTTCAAGGTGAAAACGCTGGCAAACATGGTGATGAGCATAACGAAGTGGAAAATCTTGCACGTTGTGGATCCGTACGGCCAGTAATCAACAAAATCGCTCTCGATCACATAGTAAAGAGTGGAAAGGCAGCAGAAGAAGTCAGCAATCGCTAGATTCAGAAACCCTACTGTATTAACAGTCCTCTTCATCTTCAATCCAGCAACATACACGACAAAGGCATTTCCAGGAACACCAAGGATCAAGGTCAGGTAGAAGAAGACCAGAGAAATCACTCTCATCGGATAAtccaaaatgaaataataatcctCCATTGCAGTGATGGAGCTGAAGTGCCTGGTTTATCCTGTaatatcataaatcatatttaaagagtACATAACTTTTATAGCTCAATAATTATATGATCAATGTATTTCTATTATCAATGAGGCTGAATTATGATTGCAAACATGCAACATTCTATTGTAGCATTacttaaaagtacaaaaaaataatataaataactttaGGTAAGTAATCATGACTCACGTTGTggtgattcgattcacaattattCCGGTAAATGTTTTCTTCTCTAATGTTCAAGACTTTATGCCACTTCCTCAATTTTGTTACTTCATCATGCGTCAGCAACATTTCAAACATGGTCGAGCTGTGAAACATCATTACCAACTCTGTAAAGTTGGTTAATCTGGAATTCATAAATTGAAAAAATACTAAATGTCTAAGGCTAAAACAGCTATTTAAATAGCAATTTAACATGTAAATATGCAGAAATGAAGTCAaccaatatttaacatttttaaggtaaagaaatgtatacggttaatttataatatattattgtttttaatctaatatttaatttaatatgtatttatagaGAGCTGGACAAGGATAGTTTACATTGTGTGATGATATAAATAAtccattaattttatattttctatatagtATCGCTTTATGTGAGTCTATGTATAACAATCTTCATTTTAGGTTATTAAACCTGCAATGTTTCATCCTAAATTTTAAATTCTTTATGCAAAAATAGTGTGCTGGTGATTTGAGTTTGAATGGCTTTTAACAATGTGAATCACTGGgagattttcatatttttaaaccCCTTTTATCCAAATCAATGCTGCCATTTTCATCACAAATAAAGAGTCCTGTTATGTCTGATGGAGAAGTGGTGAGGAAGCTGCTTGTGTAAGAGATCAAATGTGTTGAGCAGATAAACAAGCTTTTTATGTAGTGCTTTTCATTTATTGTAAGATCGTAAGATAAAGTAAACCTTCCTTAAAGTTATTGCTGTATTTGACTGTATCTGCATCCTTCTATTTATGTCGTATACTGTAAGAGTCATTGACTAGCAAAAGGATTCATATTTCCCAAAAGGTTTTCATAAGTGTTTTGAATTGATCTCACTATGTTCTCTAGGCAGtgaaacagtgtgtgtgtttggtttgtgTGTTATCTGTGGCCAAAGTTTGAGTCTGACCAAAGAgaacatgtttttgactaaacTGTTTGATTTTGACCTGGAAGTTTGACGTTTGTACAAGTTAGTTTGTAGTTTTGAGATTGTGTTTAGTTGTGAGAAAATGGTGAATTGTTTCgtgttagcaaaaaaaaaaaaaaaagcatacaacATCACACATTACATATCTCAACACTTCACTGCAATCAAACACACACGCAGGCAACACGTCAAACATTGTCTAAATAACATATTCCActttaaaccacacacacacagcaccacAAATATAAAAAGCATGTTGATACTTGCTGTTCAGTAATCTGTATTTTCACTGTATCTGTATTgtcattaaaacttaaaaatgttttaagagattataaattgcatttgtaaaaaaacaaataagtttaatattaatattcaccAGTTGTCTCATGTCTTCCACTCATTGTAATATATAACTAATTTAAGTATTGAGCAGTACCTAGGAATTTGTTaaatacaaaaacttaaaatgatcaatttaaatgagtttaaattttataaaatttcATCTAATAATAAATTTGTTCATTGGGATACTCAATATTTAAGTATTGCAGACTAAAGATTTTCAGATACACTGCTTAAAATTCCATGTGAAATTTACTTCACATGgtgtgttggcgcagtggataagacgcatgccttttgtgtgagagacccgggttcaaatccactgtgtgacaccaatgtgtccctgagcaagactcttaacctctagttgctccagaggcatgtga
Proteins encoded in this window:
- the LOC132132701 gene encoding C3a anaphylatoxin chemotactic receptor-like, which produces MRVISLVFFYLTLILGVPGNAFVVYVAGLKMKRTVNTVGFLNLAIADFFCCLSTLYYVIESDFVDYWPYGSTTCKIFHFVMLITMFASVFTLNLISLDRFTLVITPVWAQNHRSLFMARLSCAGAWILALIISLPFMMSREIYTENNETYCVHYQVDEEHSERYRRLSVIRFVFGFLVPLMCITTCYGFIARKLGRRHFHSGRAFRVMLAVIVTFFLCWLPYHIVDLIIMYGDQSSYFVALAVDPLAVSLAYFNSCLNPILYVFMGQDFKSTVKLSLRRVFERAFSEEGTQMTRTTQSQQTHSL